Proteins found in one Halobaculum sp. MBLA0147 genomic segment:
- a CDS encoding mechanosensitive ion channel domain-containing protein: MSGSVHAGDTAAAFDAVTALAPSGVPLRLPLQLEFVSLQLLLFVAILGLGAAVSYLVVVFGRRLLVRFGVPEAIEGTSFERSVREFGTSTVTIVSRLAGYFTFLAFAVVAFSTAGFESVVRIWPVVVAFLPQVFVAVLVVVVGLIVGDKVALLVDERLRSVKITQVGALPGVAKYSVVFVASLVALAQVRVATLPLVVLLGGYVFAVVVVSVAAFRDLLASGSAGLYLLLTEPYAIGDRVRIGGVEGVVQEMDVFVTHVEDDGEEYLVPNRKALTEGVVRVRE; encoded by the coding sequence ATGTCGGGCTCCGTCCACGCGGGGGACACAGCGGCCGCGTTCGACGCGGTGACGGCACTCGCGCCGTCGGGTGTCCCGCTCCGCCTCCCGCTCCAACTCGAGTTCGTCTCCCTCCAACTACTCCTGTTCGTCGCGATCCTCGGTCTCGGTGCCGCGGTGAGCTACCTCGTGGTCGTGTTCGGCCGCCGCCTACTCGTCCGGTTCGGGGTGCCGGAGGCGATCGAGGGAACCTCCTTCGAGCGGTCCGTCAGGGAGTTCGGCACGTCGACGGTGACCATCGTCTCGCGGCTGGCGGGGTACTTCACGTTCCTCGCGTTCGCGGTGGTGGCGTTCTCGACGGCGGGGTTCGAGTCCGTCGTCCGCATCTGGCCGGTCGTCGTCGCCTTCCTCCCGCAGGTGTTCGTGGCCGTTCTGGTCGTCGTCGTCGGGCTGATCGTCGGCGACAAGGTGGCGTTGCTCGTCGACGAGCGACTCCGCAGCGTGAAGATCACGCAGGTCGGAGCGCTCCCGGGGGTGGCGAAGTACAGCGTCGTCTTCGTCGCCTCGCTCGTCGCGCTCGCGCAGGTCCGGGTGGCGACACTCCCGCTGGTCGTCCTGCTCGGCGGCTACGTGTTCGCGGTGGTGGTCGTCTCGGTGGCGGCGTTCCGCGATCTCCTCGCCTCGGGAAGTGCCGGCCTGTACCTCCTGTTGACGGAGCCGTACGCCATCGGCGACCGCGTCCGGATCGGCGGTGTCGAGGGTGTCGTCCAGGAGATGGACGTGTTCGTCACACACGTCGAGGACGACGGCGAGGAGTACCTCGTCCCCAACCGGAAGGCGCTCACCGAGGGAGTCGTCCGCGTTCGGGAGTGA
- the dacZ gene encoding diadenylate cyclase DacZ, with product MDSPDLVADLVTDVDGVFLFSPGQSLYDSFVEAAEPTVVVAPENDVDAETFVELPLEFQDVRDRVRFGVEGAMNAGHTSAGETLLAVLGVFDDAPDATVRVSVTESMQSGIYDLFVNSRAEPEVIRDVFEVAIELGKKGQKGKPVGALFVVGDAGKTMNNSRPLSYNPFEKSHVHVGDPIVDVMLKEFSRLDGAFVISDSGKIVSSYRYLEPSAEGVDIPKGLGARHMAAAAITRDTNAVGIVLSESDGLVRAFKGGELILKLDPEDY from the coding sequence ATGGATTCTCCGGATCTCGTCGCCGACTTGGTGACGGACGTCGACGGGGTGTTCCTCTTCTCCCCTGGACAGTCGCTGTACGACTCGTTCGTCGAGGCGGCGGAGCCGACGGTCGTCGTCGCCCCCGAGAACGACGTGGACGCCGAGACGTTCGTGGAACTCCCGCTGGAGTTCCAAGACGTGCGCGATCGCGTCCGGTTCGGGGTCGAGGGCGCGATGAACGCGGGGCACACGTCTGCCGGCGAGACGCTGCTGGCGGTGTTGGGTGTCTTCGACGACGCCCCGGACGCGACGGTTCGCGTCTCCGTGACGGAGTCGATGCAGTCCGGGATCTACGACCTCTTCGTCAACTCCCGTGCCGAGCCGGAGGTGATCCGCGACGTGTTCGAGGTCGCCATCGAACTCGGGAAGAAAGGCCAGAAGGGGAAGCCGGTGGGGGCGCTGTTCGTCGTCGGCGACGCCGGGAAGACGATGAACAACTCCCGCCCGCTGAGCTACAACCCCTTCGAGAAGAGTCACGTCCACGTCGGCGACCCCATCGTGGACGTGATGCTCAAGGAGTTCTCCCGGCTCGACGGCGCGTTCGTCATCTCCGACTCGGGGAAGATCGTCTCCTCGTACCGCTACCTCGAGCCCAGCGCCGAGGGGGTCGACATCCCGAAGGGGCTCGGCGCACGCCACATGGCCGCGGCGGCGATCACCCGCGACACGAACGCCGTCGGAATCGTCCTCTCGGAGTCCGACGGCCTCGTCCGCGCCTTCAAAGGCGGGGAACTGATCCTGAAACTGGACCCGGAGGACTACTGA
- a CDS encoding DUF106 domain-containing protein: MSTTPTERRVESLISGDPEMRDAIQTVLDAAEDGEVQWVDVRDDISSGAWGRLIEKEVLEDGETGFALSDRDAVEAALADEDGDGGSDEESSWSIYDKLAAVGTGAFFVGYSYKPVRDPVAGTMDLVLGPLQETLPFYAVIMVIAVFTGLYSTLLRANLMDMDKMSEYQSKMKEIQERRKAAKERGDDEALQKIQEEQMDAMGDQLGMFKEQFRPMVWIMFITIPAFLWMFWKVGIRGASAHGEFSTVVLPLVGEATWTTGIVGPIQVWIVWYFLCSMAFTQLIQKGLNVSMSPST; encoded by the coding sequence ATGAGCACGACGCCGACGGAACGTCGGGTCGAGTCGCTGATCTCCGGCGACCCGGAGATGCGTGACGCGATCCAGACGGTACTGGACGCCGCCGAGGACGGCGAGGTCCAGTGGGTCGACGTACGAGACGACATCTCCAGCGGGGCGTGGGGTCGCCTCATCGAGAAGGAGGTGCTCGAAGACGGCGAGACGGGCTTCGCGCTGTCCGACCGCGACGCCGTCGAGGCCGCACTGGCCGACGAAGACGGCGACGGCGGGAGCGACGAGGAGAGTAGCTGGTCGATCTACGACAAACTCGCCGCCGTCGGGACGGGGGCGTTCTTCGTCGGCTACTCCTACAAGCCGGTGCGAGACCCCGTCGCCGGGACGATGGATCTCGTGTTGGGTCCCTTGCAGGAGACGCTGCCGTTCTACGCCGTGATCATGGTGATCGCGGTGTTCACGGGGCTGTACTCCACGCTCCTGCGGGCGAACCTGATGGACATGGACAAGATGTCCGAGTACCAGTCGAAGATGAAGGAGATCCAAGAGCGGCGGAAGGCCGCCAAGGAGCGGGGCGACGACGAGGCACTCCAGAAGATCCAGGAGGAACAGATGGACGCGATGGGCGACCAGCTGGGGATGTTCAAAGAGCAGTTCCGCCCGATGGTGTGGATCATGTTCATCACCATCCCGGCGTTCCTGTGGATGTTCTGGAAGGTCGGCATCCGCGGGGCGTCCGCTCACGGGGAGTTCTCGACGGTCGTCCTCCCGTTGGTCGGGGAGGCGACGTGGACCACCGGGATCGTCGGTCCGATTCAGGTGTGGATCGTCTGGTACTTCCTCTGCTCGATGGCGTTCACCCAGCTGATCCAGAAGGGGCTGAACGTCTCGATGTCGCCCTCGACGTGA
- a CDS encoding Hsp20/alpha crystallin family protein — MALPSTPTSSWMESFDLPNRLFETGSDDYRLYEEDGEFVLSLDLPGYDPAEIDVTWDEGVLNVAANREDDQRNERRTYHRRFRFPKAVEADDITASYDNGVLDVTLPVETGAAARGERIPIET, encoded by the coding sequence ATGGCACTTCCGAGTACACCGACCAGCTCGTGGATGGAATCGTTCGACCTCCCGAACCGCCTGTTCGAGACCGGGAGTGACGACTACAGGCTGTACGAGGAGGACGGCGAGTTCGTCCTCTCGCTCGATCTCCCGGGGTACGACCCCGCGGAGATCGACGTGACGTGGGACGAGGGTGTCCTCAACGTCGCGGCGAACCGAGAGGACGATCAGCGGAACGAGCGACGGACCTACCACCGACGCTTCCGGTTCCCGAAGGCGGTGGAGGCCGACGACATCACCGCAAGCTACGACAACGGCGTCCTCGACGTGACGCTCCCCGTCGAGACCGGCGCCGCCGCGCGCGGTGAACGGATCCCCATCGAGACGTAG
- a CDS encoding 1,4-dihydroxy-2-naphthoyl-CoA synthase yields the protein MTDTVSELFDPDRWEQVPGADEFDDVTYHRAVETDAVRIAFDRPAVRNAFRPGTVDELYAALEDARKRADVGCVLLTGNGPSPEDGGWAFCAGGDQSVRGESGYEYRGDDEADESDDELVREAKAGRLHILEVQRLIRFMPKPVVAVVPGWAVGGGHSLHVVCDLTLASDEHAKFLQTDPDVASFDGGFGSAYLAKQVGQKKAREVFFRGKTYSAAEAVEMGMANEAIPHEELEDVALEWADEMTAKSPTAMRMLKYAFNMADDGLVGQQVFAGEATRLAYTTPEAQEGRDAFLEGREPDFSGYPWHY from the coding sequence ATGACGGACACCGTCTCGGAGCTGTTCGACCCCGACCGCTGGGAGCAGGTGCCGGGTGCCGACGAGTTCGACGACGTGACCTACCACCGCGCGGTCGAGACGGACGCGGTACGGATCGCGTTCGACCGCCCCGCAGTCCGCAACGCCTTCCGACCGGGGACGGTCGACGAGTTGTACGCCGCCCTGGAGGACGCCCGCAAACGCGCCGACGTTGGCTGTGTGTTGCTCACCGGCAACGGTCCGTCACCCGAGGACGGCGGCTGGGCGTTCTGTGCCGGCGGGGACCAGTCCGTCCGCGGCGAGTCGGGCTACGAGTACCGTGGCGACGACGAGGCCGACGAGAGCGACGACGAACTCGTCCGGGAGGCGAAGGCCGGTCGCCTCCACATCCTCGAGGTCCAGCGTCTGATCCGGTTCATGCCCAAGCCCGTCGTCGCGGTCGTGCCGGGCTGGGCGGTCGGCGGCGGCCACTCGCTGCACGTCGTCTGTGACCTGACGCTCGCCAGCGACGAGCACGCGAAGTTCCTCCAGACGGACCCCGACGTGGCGAGCTTCGACGGCGGCTTCGGTTCGGCGTACCTCGCGAAGCAGGTCGGCCAGAAGAAGGCCCGCGAGGTGTTCTTCCGCGGAAAGACCTACTCGGCCGCGGAGGCCGTCGAGATGGGGATGGCGAACGAGGCGATCCCACACGAGGAGTTGGAGGACGTGGCCTTGGAGTGGGCCGACGAGATGACCGCGAAGTCGCCGACCGCGATGCGGATGCTGAAGTACGCGTTCAACATGGCCGACGACGGGCTCGTCGGCCAGCAGGTGTTCGCCGGCGAGGCGACGCGGCTGGCGTACACGACGCCCGAGGCCCAGGAGGGTCGGGACGCCTTCTTGGAGGGTCGGGAGCCGGACTTCTCCGGGTACCCGTGGCACTACTGA